GTCCGAGAATCACGAACGGGGTCTGGTGCTTCGCACAAATGCTCAGGATCTCGGCCAGTTCCAGTTCGCACGAAGGCTCGATGTAGAAATCCGCCGGACCGCCGACGCGCAATGTCGTTTTCTTCGCCAGTGGTTCGTCCCGCCGCAGAACGGCCACCGGCGATAAAACCGCCGAGAGCGCGGCAAAAAAGCGTTCCCCGCCCGTTGGCACTTCCTCGCGCAACCGGTCCGCCAGTTCCCGGGCCGCATTCGTGATGTCGCCCGCGCCAAGAAACAATGCCACGTCGCCGGGCTGCAACGCGCGATGCATCGCCTCACGCAATTCATCCAGCGAGCTGATGAATTCGACGGGCTGGCCCTGCGCCCGCACCGCATCGGCCAGCAGCAAACCGTTCACGCCGGGAATCTCCGGCTCGCTCGCGGCATAAACTTCGGTCAGCCAGAGCTTGTCGGCCCCGGCAAAACAACCCGCGAATTCGCTCAGCAGTCGCTGCGTCCGGGTATATCGATGCGGTTGAAAGGCGACGAGCAGCCGGCGTGGAGCCAGACTTTTCAACGCCTTTATCGTCGCCACGATCTCGTTCGGGTGGTGGCCATAATCGTCGAAAAGCCGGTAGCGCACGTCCGAAAACAGTTCCTCCTGCCTGCGCGCCGCGCCCCGGAACGGCGCGATGGCACCGGCAGTTTCGAGGGGTTGGAAACCCAGCTGGTGCAACAACGCGATCACCGCCGCACAGTTGGAAGCATTTTTTTCGCCGAGCAAACCGGTCGTGAATTCGCCCAGGTGCCGCCCGCTGTGCCAGATGCCGAATGACGTCGCCGCCCGCCCATCTCGGTTTGAACCAACCGCGCTTTCCCCTTTCATCTCAATCCGGTATGAAGCGAGAGGATTGAACCCGTAGGAAATCGCGCCCGGAAATTTCGCGAACATTTCGGCAAGGCGCGCGTCGTCGGCACAAAAAACCAGCCGCCCTCGCGTCTGACCTGCGAACGCTTGGAACTCGCGGCAGACCGCCTCGATGTTGGCGTAATAATCAAGATGCTCGGCGTCCACATTCAGCACGATGGCGTGTTCGGGATGGAACTCCCGCAGCGTGCCGTCGCTTTCGTCAGCCTCGGCGATAAAAAAATTCTCGCCGACGCGCCCCGGCTCCTCGCAGAAGTCAGAGGGGGATGTCCGCGGTTCGGACAGGACGTCGGTGCAATAGCGCGCATGGCGCTCCAGTTGCGGCACGAACGCGCCGATGGCGTGGCTCGCCCGCACCTGGAGACGTTGGAGGGCAAAGGTGAGCAGGGCGCTGGTGGTTGTTTTGCCGTGCATCCCGGCGATGCAGATGCCGCGCTGCCGTTGCACGAGCGCGGACAACAGGGTCGCGCGTCGGACGACGGGAATCTTCAATTCCCGTGCTGTCATCAGTTCAATATTGTTCGCACGAATCGCCGAAGAACAGGCGACGAGCACGGGGCGCGCCGCCGGAATCTGATGAGCCTCGTGGCCGGTGTGAATGACCGCGCCACGGGCGCGAAGCCGGCGTGTCTCCTCATTCTGGCAAAGATCCGAACCCACGACCCGATGGCCAATGTCAAGGAGCAGATGCCCCAGCCCGCTCATGCCACAGCCACCGGCTCCGATCAGGTAGACGGCGCCTCCTGAGCCGGCGGATTGCAGGAGATCGCTCACCTGAACTGGAGTCAATGGATTCATGCGATCTGCGCAGCTTGAACCCCTACGTTTCCGGAGTCGGAAAGCCTGGCTGCGGATTCTCCGCCGGCTGTCACCAGCGGACCCACGCGCGCACCGTTCCTGGCCATCGCCTCCAGTATCCGGCCGGCGATTTGTTCCGCGGCGTCAGGCTGGTGCCATTTCGCCAGTGCCTCCTTCATCGATGTCGTCTGGTCGGATTTCTCAACCAATCCACGGATCATTTCGACCAGCATCTCCGGCGTGGCCTTCTCCTGTTCGAGCATGCGCGCCGCGCCGCTTTCGACGAAGGCCCACGCATTATAGAACTGGTGATTGTCCGCCGCACCGGGATAAGGGATGAGGATTGAGGGCACGCGCATCGCGGCCAGCTCGGCCTGCGACGACGCCCCGGCCCGGCTGACCGCCACGGTGGCCGCGCCAAGCGCCAGTTCCATTTCACTGAGGAATGGCCGAACCACGCAACTTACCCTGTGCGTCGCATAGATATCACGGACACTTTCAAAATCGCTCGTTCCGGTGAGGTGGGCGAACTGCAGCGCGGGAAATTGCGCAGTGAGCAAAGGGAGTGACCGGGTGATCAGTTGATTCACGCCGCGCGCTCCCTGACTGCCGCCCATCACCAGAAGCACCGGCCGGTCCGCGTTGAGACCAAGCGCGACGCGACAACCGGCGGCGTCCATCGAATGAAACTGCGTCCGCACGGGCGTGCCGGTGAATTTCACCGTTTGACAGTGCAACCGGCGGGCGGCGGATGGAAAACCGGTGAACGCTGCATCGACGAGTGGAGCAAGCCACCGGTTCGCGCGGCCAGGAATCGAATTTGACTCGTGCAGGAACGTGGCAGCGCCGGCTTTTTGTCCGGCGAGAACAGGTGGCGCACTGGTGAACCCTCCCATAGCCAGGACAGCTTGTGGCGTCCGGACCTTGAACATTTGCCGTGCCGCGCAGCAGGACCTCCAGAACCCGCGAACGAACGCCCCAAGATTTCCATTCACCAGTCCAACCGCCGGCAGCGTCAGCACTTCCACGCGGGCCGCTGATTTCACGGCCTGCTGATCCACTTCCTTGGGTGAGATGAGCAGCGAGACGGAACACCCGCTATGCGCGAGCACGTCCGCCACGGCCAGTCCGGGGAACAGATGCCCCCCCGTGCCACCACACGCGATGGCGACTCTCGGAGCTGTCTCGGCAGACTGCATCAAGCGGTTTGTGGGATTGCCGTTTCTTCGACGTCACCTGATTTGC
Above is a genomic segment from Candidatus Angelobacter sp. containing:
- the murG gene encoding undecaprenyldiphospho-muramoylpentapeptide beta-N-acetylglucosaminyltransferase, producing the protein MQSAETAPRVAIACGGTGGHLFPGLAVADVLAHSGCSVSLLISPKEVDQQAVKSAARVEVLTLPAVGLVNGNLGAFVRGFWRSCCAARQMFKVRTPQAVLAMGGFTSAPPVLAGQKAGAATFLHESNSIPGRANRWLAPLVDAAFTGFPSAARRLHCQTVKFTGTPVRTQFHSMDAAGCRVALGLNADRPVLLVMGGSQGARGVNQLITRSLPLLTAQFPALQFAHLTGTSDFESVRDIYATHRVSCVVRPFLSEMELALGAATVAVSRAGASSQAELAAMRVPSILIPYPGAADNHQFYNAWAFVESGAARMLEQEKATPEMLVEMIRGLVEKSDQTTSMKEALAKWHQPDAAEQIAGRILEAMARNGARVGPLVTAGGESAARLSDSGNVGVQAAQIA
- the murC gene encoding UDP-N-acetylmuramate--L-alanine ligase; protein product: MNPLTPVQVSDLLQSAGSGGAVYLIGAGGCGMSGLGHLLLDIGHRVVGSDLCQNEETRRLRARGAVIHTGHEAHQIPAARPVLVACSSAIRANNIELMTARELKIPVVRRATLLSALVQRQRGICIAGMHGKTTTSALLTFALQRLQVRASHAIGAFVPQLERHARYCTDVLSEPRTSPSDFCEEPGRVGENFFIAEADESDGTLREFHPEHAIVLNVDAEHLDYYANIEAVCREFQAFAGQTRGRLVFCADDARLAEMFAKFPGAISYGFNPLASYRIEMKGESAVGSNRDGRAATSFGIWHSGRHLGEFTTGLLGEKNASNCAAVIALLHQLGFQPLETAGAIAPFRGAARRQEELFSDVRYRLFDDYGHHPNEIVATIKALKSLAPRRLLVAFQPHRYTRTQRLLSEFAGCFAGADKLWLTEVYAASEPEIPGVNGLLLADAVRAQGQPVEFISSLDELREAMHRALQPGDVALFLGAGDITNAARELADRLREEVPTGGERFFAALSAVLSPVAVLRRDEPLAKKTTLRVGGPADFYIEPSCELELAEILSICAKHQTPFVILGRGSNLLIRDGGIRGVVISLTHPNFSRVEFSGNRLHCGAGARLKAVATEAKRNGVTGLEFLEGIPGSVGGALRMNAGAMGSWMFDVVETIRFMDYTGHAQERRASEVNVEYRGCPLFKNHIALGAVLKVESAARAVVERRMQTFSQKRWTTQPAAASAGCIFKNPGPIPAGKLIDELGLKGTRVGGAAVSDVHGNFIVNEGGATAKDVLALIEIIQQRAKAARGIELQTEV